From the genome of Vigna angularis cultivar LongXiaoDou No.4 chromosome 11, ASM1680809v1, whole genome shotgun sequence, one region includes:
- the LOC108333368 gene encoding putative disease resistance protein RGA4 — protein MAVECISGAFLAAAFQVTLDKLASRDIQDYFHGSKLKDKMLKKLDIVLNSINQVLEDAEERQYKTSNVMNWLDQLKEAIYEAELLLDEVANEASRQKLEAELQPATSKVRGFFKAFVNPFDMEIASRVEELLENIQFLASQKDMLGLRKGIFSGNEVGVSWKQSKQLPTTSLVDESSICGREEDKEEIIKLLLSDNVTCNQVPIISIVGMGGMGKTTLSQLVYNDQRVLDQFELKAWVYVSQDFDVVAVTRAILKAFGSKGAEEKDLNLLQLELKQRLMRKRYFLVLDDVWNEDYSSWGVLQIPFIYGPSGSRILITTRNEKVALVMNSSHLYHLKPLEKEDCWKLFSDVAFHDKDATKYPYLVSVGSKIVDKCGGLPLALKALGNILRVKFSQHEWVKILESDMWHLSDNDANINPALRLSYHNLPSYLKRCFAHCSIFPKGYEFDRDQLIQLWMAEGLLNCCQINKSEEELGIEFFNDLVARSFFQQSRRRASCFTMHDLLNDLAKSVSGEFCSQISGSLEKIITKRARHISWSSKINIDDKFLEHISKCNRLRCFVAFKWEFGRGGLIYTDKQRILLSTLKYLRVLSFHDCLLTELVDDIGNLKLLRYLDLSYTKIKRLPDSICRLHNLQTLLLLWCYDLDELPIDLHKLVNLRHLDLRMSGINKMPNHIGRLKHLRTLTSFFIRKHDVKELGNLSNLQGTLSIFRLENVTDPADAMEANLKGKKHLDGLVLNWGNKFGRCNENEDSIIERQVLEALQPNGNLKKLSVLRYDGTSFPRWFGGSHLPNLVSIALTESKFCFVLPPFGQLPSLKELSISCFYGIEVIGPEFCGNDSSNTPFRSLEILKFEEMNAWKEWCSFEDHNEEGQGLSCLKELSVRRCPWLRRALPQHLPSLQKLEICECPHLEDSVPKAVSIHEMKLRLCEKLFLKDFPSSLKKATIHGTCIIEACLHQILVNNPFLEELKIHNFHGLNKKWSSLDLHRHDSLVTLSITSWYSSSLPFALHLFSNLHSLLFHDCPFLESFPEGGLPSSLRKLEIEDCPKLVASREKWGLFKLHSLTELRVSDDFENVKSFPEDGLLPPTLSVLYLIACSKLTHTNYKGLLHLKSLNSFYILCCPLLQSLPEAALSNSLSVLYIHDCPLLKQRYQRDGEHWRKIHHIPSVIIS, from the coding sequence ATGGCAGTAGAGTGTATAAGTGGGGCATTTCTGGCAGCTGCCTTTCAAGTGACTTTAGACAAGTTGGCTTCAAGGGATATCCAAGACTACTTCCATGGAAGTAAACTCAAGGATAAGATGCTCAAAAAGCTAGATATTGTGCTGAACTCCATCAACCAAGTGCTGGAGGATGCAGAGGAAAGGCAGTACAAAACCTCAAACGTGATGAACTGGCTTGATCAGCTGAAAGAGGCTATATATGAAGCAGAATTGCTATTAGATGAGGTTGCCAATGAGGCATCAAGACAGAAGCTGGAAGCTGAACTTCAGCCTGCAACTAGCAAGGTGAGAGGCTTCTTCAAGGCTTTTGTTAATCCATTTGACATGGAAATTGCATCTAGGGTTGAAGAACTACTAGAGAACATACAATTTCTTGCAAGCCAAAAGGATATGCTAGGATTAAGAAAGGGGATTTTTTCTGGCAATGAAGTTGGAGTCAGTTGGAAACAATCCAAGCAATTGCCAACTACATCCTTGGTGGATGAATCTAGCATTTGTGGTAGAGAGGAAGATAAAGAGGAAATCATAAAACTTTTACTTTCAGACAATGTCACATGCAATCAGGTGCCCATAATTAGTATAGTTGGAATGGGAGGGATGGGTAAGACCACCCTTAGTCAGCTTGTGTATAATGACCAAAGGGTACTAGATCAATTTGAGCTTAAAGCTTGGGTCTATGTTTCACAAGATTTTGATGTTGTTGCTGTCACAAGAGCAATTCTTAAGGCATTTGGGTCCAAAGGAGCAGAAGAAAAAGACTTAAACCTACTTCAACTTGAATTGAAGCAGAGACTGATGAGAAAGAGATATTTCCTTGTTCTAGATGATGTTTGGAACGAAGACTATTCAAGTTGGGGGGTACTGCAGATCCCCTTCATTTATGGACCTTCAGGAAGTAGGATTCTTATTACCACTCGTAATGAGAAGGTAGCATTGGTCATGAACTCCTCCCATCTATATCATTTGAAGCCATTGGAGAAAGAAGATTGTTGGAAGCTATTTTCAGATGTTGCATTTCATGACAAGGATGCCACCAAATATCCATATCTTGTATCAGTTGGCAGTAAAATTGTTGACAAGTGTGGAGGATTGCCTTTAGCTTTGAAAGCATTGGGAAATATCTTGCGAGTGAAATTCTCCCAGCATGAATGGGTTAAGATATTGGAGAGTGATATGTGGCACCTATCTGACAACGATGCCAACATTAACCCTGCTCTTAGATTGAGTTACCATAATCTCCCCTCTTATTTGAAACGCTGTTTTGCTCATTGCTCCATATTTCCAAAGGGTTATGAGTTTGACAGAGATCAGCTAATCCAACTGTGGATGGCAGAAGGTTTGTTGAATTGCTGCCAAATAAATAAGAGTGAAGAAGAGTTAGGCATTGAGTTCTTCAATGATCTAGTAGCAAGGTCATTTTTTCAACAATCAAGACGCCGTGCTTCGTGCTTCACTATGCATGATCTTCTTAATGATTTAGCAAAATCTGTCTCAGGAGAATTTTGTTCACAGATAAGTGGCAGTTTGGAGAAAATTATAACCAAAAGAGCACGCCACATTTCATGGTCTAGCAAAATTAACATTGATGATAAATTCTTGGAGCATATTAGTAAGTGTAACAGATTACGTTGTTTTGTGGCATTCAAATGGGAATTTGGCAGAGGAGGCTTGATCTACACTGATAAACAACGTATTCTGTTGTCTACATTGAAATATTTACGCGTGCTATCCTTCCATGATTGTCTTCTCACTGAATTAGTTGATGATATAGGCAATTTAAAGCTTTTGCGTTATTTAGACCTTTCGTACACTAAGATTAAAAGATTGCCTGACTCCATTTGTAggctgcataatctgcagacaCTGCTACTATTATGGTGCTATGATTTGGATGAGCTTCCCATAGATTTGCACAAACTTGTCAACTTGCGTCATCTTGATTTGCGTATGAGCGGGATAAACAAGATGCCAAACCACATAGGAAGGCTGAAACATCTTCGCACACTGACTAGTTTTTTTATCAGGAAGCATGATGTTAAGGAATTGGGAAATCTCAGCAATCTTCAAGGAACACTTTCAATTTTCCGGTTAGAAAATGTCACCGATCCTGCGGATGCCATGGAAGCTAATCTGAAAGGTAAAAAGCATTTAGATGGATTAGTGTTGAATTGGGGTAACAAATTTGGAAGGTGCAATGAAAATGAGGACTCAATAATAGAAAGACAGGTGTTGGAGGCTCTTCAACCAAATGGGAACTTGAAAAAGCTTTCTGTTTTACGTTATGATGGAACCAGCTTTCCAAGATGGTTTGGGGGATCTCATTTGCCCAATTTAGTGTCCATTGCACTGACTGAAAGCAAATTCTGCTTTGTGTTACCACCATTTGGGCAGCTTCCCTCTCTGAAGGAGCTTTCCATATCATGCTTTTATGGAATAGAGGTCATTGGTCCTGAGTTCTGTGGTAATGATTCCTCAAATACTCCTTTCAGATCTCttgaaatattgaaatttgaGGAAATGAATGCATGGAAAGAATGGTGCAGTTTTGAAGATCACAATGAAGAAGGCCAAGGTTTGTCTTGTCTTAAAGAGCTTTCTGTGAGGCGTTGTCCATGGTTGAGAAGGGCCCTTCCTCAACACCTTCCTTCTCTGCAGAAATTGGAAATTTGTGAATGCCCACACTTGGAGGATTCAGTTCCCAAGGCTGTAAGTATTCATGAGATGAAGTTGCGTTTGTGTGAAAAACTTTTCCTGAAAGATTTTCCATCCAGCTTGAAAAAGGCCACAATTCATGGAACTTGCATCATTGAGGCATGCCTCCACCAAATTCTTGTCAACAATCCCTTCCTTGAAGAGCTGAAAATCCACAACTTTCATGgtctaaataaaaaatggtcCTCTTTGGATTTGCACAGACATGATTCTCTTGTCACTCTCTCTATAACAAGCTGGTACTCTTCCTCTTTGCCCTTTGCACTACACTTGTTTTCCAATCTTCATTCTCTACTTTTTCATGATTGTCCTTTTCTTGAGTCATTTCCCGAGGGGGGTTTGCCTTCAAGCTTACGCAAACTCGAAATTGAGGATTGTCCCAAGCTGGTTGCTTCTAGGGAGAAGTGGGGATTGTTCAAACTCCATTCTCTCACAGAGTTAAGAGTTAGTGATGACTTTGAAAATGTGAAGTCTTTCCCAGAGGATGGATTGCTACCACCTACTCTCAGTGTGCTCTACTTAATTGCATGTTCAAAGCTAACACACACAAACTATAAGGGTTTGCTCCATCTGAAATCTCTCAACTCCTTCTATATTTTATGTTGCCCTCTTCTTCAATCTTTGCCAGAAGCAGCTTTATCCAACTCTCTTTCTGTTCTCTACATTCATGATTGCCCTTTACTGAAGCAGCGTTACCAAAGGGATGGAGAGCATTGGCGTAAAATTCACCACATCCCTTCTGTGATTATATCATAG
- the LOC108333102 gene encoding nascent polypeptide-associated complex subunit beta, with protein sequence MDVERLKKMASSVRTGGKGTMRRKKKAVHKTTTTDDKRLQSTLKRIGVNAIPAIEEVNIFKDDVVIQFLNPKVQASIAANTWVVSGSPQTKKLQDILPNIIHQLGPDNLENLKKLAEQFQKQAPEAGAAATTAQDDDDDEAVPDLVPGETFEAVAEETKS encoded by the exons ATGGATGTagaaaggttgaagaagatggcCAGTTCTGTTCGAACTGGTGGAAAGGGTACCATGAGAAG GAAGAAGAAGGCTGTCCACAAGACTACTACTACAGATGACAAGAGGCTTCAAAGCACCCTGAAGAGAATAGGGGTGAATGCTATCCCTGCAATTGAGGAAGTCAACATCTTTAAGGATGATGTAGTTATCCAGTTTTTAAACCCTAAAG TGCAAGCATCTATTGCTGCCAATACTTGGGTTGTTAGTGGTTCTCCTCAAACAAAGA AACTGCAGGATATTCTCCCTAACATCATCCACCAATTAg GGCCAGATAACCTGGAAAACCTAAAGAAACTAGCTGAACAATTTCAGAAGCAGGCACCTGAAGCAGGAGCTGCTGCAACCACAGCacaggatgatgatgatgatgaggctGTCCCGGATCTTGTCCCAGGAGAGACTTTTGAGGCAGTTGCTGAGGAGACTAAGTCTTAG
- the LOC108334354 gene encoding nucleolar protein 56 has product MALFLLYESASGYALFEAHGLDEIGQNTEAVRNSVSDLNRFGKVVQLRSFNPFTSALDALKQCNAVSEGILTDELRTVLETNLPKVKEGKKAKFSLGVSDPKIGSQISEVTKLPCQSNEFVSELLRGVRLHFDTFVGDLKAGDLEKAQLGLGHSYSRAKVKFNVNRVDNMVIQAIFLLDTLDKDINSFSMRVREWYSWHFPELVKIVNDNYLYAKVSKYIEDKAKLTEDKIPSLTEIVGDEDKAKEIVEAAKASMGQDLSPVDLINVQQFAQRVMDLSEYRKNLYDYLVAKMNDIAPNLASLIGEVVGARLISHAGSLTNLAKCPSSTLQILGAEKALFRALKTRGNTPKYGLIFHSSFIGRASAKNKGRMARYLANKCSIASRIDCFSERGTTVFGEKLREQVEERLDFYDKGVAPRKNIDVMQSAIESAENKDTEMETEAPAEVSGKKSKKKKQKAAADEGGDMILDKPTKVTNGDAVEDHKSEKKKKKKEKRKLEQETEHEDQAEDDGANGVVSEQDGTAKKKNKKVNNVVETGEESKKKKKKSKKETE; this is encoded by the exons ATGGCACTATTCCTTCTATACGAATCCGCTTCGGGCTATGCACTGTTCGAGGCTCATGGCCTCGATGAAATTGGTCAGAACACCGAAGCAGTTCGCAACTCCGTTTCCGACCTCAACAGGTTTGGGAAAGTCGTTCAGCTTCGTTCCTTCAATCCTTTCACTTCCGCTCTTGATGCCCTCAAGCAGTGCAACGCCGTCTCTGAAG GCATATTGACTGATGAGCTAAGGACTGTTTTGGAGACTAACTTGCCTAAAGTAAAGGAAGGTAAAAAGGCCAAGTTCAGTTTAGGTGTGTCTGATCCTAAGATTGGTTCACAAATATCTGAAGTGACAAAGCTTCCTTGCCAGAGTAATGAGTTTGTGAGCGAACTTCTTCGCGGGGTGCGATTGCATTTTGATACCTTTGTTGGTGATCTCAAG GCTGGAGATTTGGAAAAGGCCCAACTTGGTCTGGGGCATAGTTACAGCAGAGCGAAGGTGAAATTTAATGTCAATAGAGTGGACAACATGGTTATTCAAGCTATCTTCCTTCTTGATACACTTGATAAGGATATCAATTCGTTCTCCATGAGAGTGAG AGAGTGGTATTCATGGCATTTTCCTGAGCTGGTGAAAATTGTAAATGATAATTACCTGTATGCCaaagtttcaaaatatattgaGGATAAGGCCAAGTTGACTGAAGACAAGATTCCTAGCTTAACTGAAATAGTTGGAGATGAGGATAAAGCAAAGGAGATTGTGGAAGCTGCCAAGGCCTCCATGG GACAGGATCTGTCTCCAGTTGACTTGATCAATGTCCAACAATTTGCACAGAGGGTAATGGATCTGTCTGAGTACAGGAAGAACCTTTATGACTACCTGGTTGCTAAAATGAATGATATTGCGCCAAATTTGGCCTCTTTAATTGGTGAAGTTGTTGGTGCTCGTTTGATTTCGCATGCTGGTAGTCTCACAAATTTAGCCAAGTGCCCCTCATCAACTCTTCAAATTCTTGGTGCAGAGAAGGCTTTGTTCAG GGCATTGAAAACCAGAGGAAACACTCCCAAATATGGTTTGATATTCCACTCTTCTTTTATTGGTCGGGCATCTGCCAAAAATAAGGGCAGAATGGCTCGTTACCTTGCAAACAAGTGCTCAATTGCATCACGGATTGACTGCTTTTCTG AAAGGGGTACTACTGTGTTTGGGGAGAAACTCCGTGAGCAAGTTGAGGAACGACTCGACTTTTATGACAAGGGAGTTGCCCCTCGCAAGAACATAGATGTCATGCAGTCTGCTATTGAAAGTGCTGAAAATAAAG ATACTGAGATGGAAACAGAAGCGCCCGCTGAAGTTTCAGGCAAGAAAtccaaaaagaagaaacaaaaagctGCTGCTGACGAAGGTGGTGACATGATTCTAGATAAGCCTACAAAAGTTACAAATGGTGATGCTGTGGAGGATCATAAAtcagagaagaaaaagaaaaagaaagaaaagaggaagtTGGAACAGGAGACTGAACATGAGGATCAGGCTGAAGACGATGGTGCCAATGGGGTCGTGAGTGAGCAGGATGGAACagctaaaaagaagaataagaaggTCAATAATGTAGTGGAGACTGGTGAAGAGtctaagaagaagaaaaagaaatcaaaaaagGAAACCGAGTAA